In Gossypium arboreum isolate Shixiya-1 chromosome 6, ASM2569848v2, whole genome shotgun sequence, the following are encoded in one genomic region:
- the LOC108458447 gene encoding E3 ubiquitin-protein ligase ATL23-like translates to MRHGAHYTPPPLLSPSPPPAINSTATGGNQHPMLVSVLLALFLPCAGMSAVFIVYICLLWYATNHRADNSGSLSVKQAGEKGLSVSELEKLPKVTGKDLVLGTECAVCLDEIEAEQSARMVPGCNHGFHLQCADTWLSKNSVCPVCRAKLEPKLFDPPGDDNPC, encoded by the coding sequence ATGCGCCATGGCGCGCACTATACCCCTCCTCCTCTCCTCTCTCCTTCTCCACCACCCGCCATAAACTCCACGGCCACCGGCGGCAACCAGCACCCAATGCTGGTTTCTGTTTTATTAGCCCTTTTTCTCCCATGCGCTGGCATGAGTGCTGTTTTCATTGTTTATATCTGTCTTTTATGGTACGCCACGAATCACCGGGCTGATAATTCAGGGTCGTTATCGGTTAAGCAGGCTGGTGAGAAAGGGTTGTCCGTTTCGGAGCTTGAGAAGCTGCCCAAAGTTACCGGGAAGGATCTTGTGTTGGGGACTGAGTGTGCGGTTTGTCTCGATGAGATAGAGGCAGAGCAATCGGCTAGAATGGTTCCCGGTTGTAATCACGGCTTTCATTTACAATGTGCTGATACTTGGCTTTCAAAGAACTCGGTCTGTCCTGTTTGTAGGGCCAAGCTTGAGCCTAAGTTGTTCGATCCACCTGGTGATGATAACCCTTGCTAA
- the LOC128294049 gene encoding NEP1-interacting protein-like 1: MEQPICPCPFIMPYFPAEEARELCCSAASLVISKLFHAIFIFIFSVVGATLGAMVGAFVGAKTKIGWLHGASVGAIRGSFFSIKLFEFSLIVCSSDDMATSYFFQPV; the protein is encoded by the exons ATGGAGCAACCAATCTGCCCTTGTCCTTTTATCATGCCATATTTTCCAGCTGAAGAGGCAAGGGAATTGTGTTGCTCAGCAGCTTCACTAGTCATTTCTAAATTGTTCCATGCTATCTTCATCTTTATATTTTCAGTGG TTGGAGCAACTTTAGGAGCCATGGTTGGAGCTTTTGTTGGGGCCAAAACCAAGATCGGTTGGCTTCATGGAGCGTCGGTTGGGGCCATAAGAGGCAGCTTTTTCTCCATCAAGTTGTTCGAATTTTCACTCATAGTTTGCAGCTCCGATGATATGGCAACCAGTTATTTCTTCCAACCGGTATGA
- the LOC108457811 gene encoding calcium-dependent protein kinase 29-like — translation MGLCQSLGFCLRRSHSHEIPISSSSESSPRPSHPFPKTTPQHFNPSSSKATSSSGIGTILLKPYVDVTTIYDLDKELGRGQFGITYLCTEKATGRKYACKSISRRKLRTDRDIEDVRREISIMQHLTGQPNIVEFKGAYEDRQNVHLVMELCSGGELFDRIIAKGSYSERQAASICRQVVNVVNACHFMGVMHRDLKPENFLLVTKDEISPIKATDFGLSVFIEEGRMHKDLVGSAYYVAPEVLNRKYGKEIDVWSAGVILYILLSGVPPFWGETEKEIFKAVLEGNLDLKSLPWPSITEGAKDLIRKMLTKDPTKRITAAQALEHPWLKEGGDASDKPIDSAVLSRLKQFRVMNKLKKLALKVIAESLSTEEEIKGLQQMFKNIDTDGSDTITLGELRDGLARLGSKLTETEIKQLMDAADVDNSGTIDYIEFITATMHRHRLEREENIVKAFQFFDKDNSGFITRDELRQAMTQYGMGDEATIDEVIEDVDTDKDGRINYEEFVAMMKRGTHDGDGNWQRQMNS, via the exons ATGGGACTCTGCCAATCTCTGGGATTCTGCTTGAGAAGATCTCACTCTCATGAAATCCCAATCTCTTCCTCATCTGAGTCTTCTCCTCGTCCATCTCATCCATTCCCCAAAACCACCCCGCAACACTTTAACCCTTCTTCTTCTAAAGCTACTTCATCATCCGGTATTGGAACCATTTTGCTCAAACCATACGTTGATGTCACCACCATTTATGATCTTGACAAAGAGTTGGGGAGAGGTCAGTTTGGCATCACTTATCTTTGCACCGAAAAGGCAACGGGACGAAAATACGCCTGCAAATCTATTTCAAGGCGTAAACTGCGCACTGACAGAGACATAGAGGATGTTAGAAGAGAGATTTCGATAATGCAGCACCTAACAGGGCAACCCAATATTGTGGAATTCAAAGGTGCTTATGAAGATAGGCAGAATGTGCATTTGGTGATGGAACTGTGTTCAGGTGGCGAGCTTTTTGATCGGATCATAGCTAAAGGGAGTTATTCAGAACGTCAAGCGGCTTCTATTTGTCGACAGGTTGTGAATGTGGTGAATGCCTGTCATTTTATGGGGGTTATGCATAGGGACTTGAAACCTGAAAACTTTTTGCTGGTCACCAAGGATGAGATTTCTCCAATAAAAGCCACAGATTTTGGACTCTCTGTCTTCATTGAGGAAG GCAGAATGCATAAGGACCTTGTTGGAAGTGCATACTATGTTGCACCAGAGGTGTTAAACCGGAAATATGGCAAGGAGATAGATGTGTGGAGTGCTGGTGtcattttatacattcttctTAGTGGAGTGCCTCCATTTTGGGGTG AGACTGAGAAAGAAATATTTAAAGCGGTTTTAGAAGGTAATCTTGACTTGAAAAGCTTGCCATGGCCATCTATAACTGAAGGTGCAAAGGACCTCATCAGAAAGATGCTAACAAAGGATCCTACGAAACGGATCACTGCTGCCCAAGCTCTAG AACATCCATGGCTGAAGGAGGGTGGTGATGCTTCCGACAAACCTATTGATAGTGCTGTCCTTAGCAGGTTGAAGCAGTTCAGAGTAATGAACAAGCTCAAAAAACTAGCATTGAAG GTGATAGCAGAAAGCCTATCAACGGAAGAAGAGATCAAGGGCTTGCAACAGATGTTCAAAAACATCGACACTGACGGAAGTGATACAATAACACTAGGAGAACTCAGAGATGGATTAGCTCGCTTGGGATCTAAGTTAACTGAAACTGAAATAAAGCAGCTTATGGATGCT GCTGATGTTGACAATAGTGGAACCATTGATTACATTGAATTCATAACTGCAACAATGCATCGACATAGGCTTGAGAGGGAAGAAAATATAGTCAAGGCTTTTCAGTTCTTTGACAAGGATAACAGTGG GTTTATTACAAGAGATGAACTAAGACAAGCTATGACGCAGTACGGAATGGGAGATGAGGCTACAATAGATGAAGTCATTGAGGATGTTGATACTGATAAG GATGGGAGGATCAACTACGAGGAATTTGTAGCCATGATGAAAAGGGGAACTCATGATGGGGATGGCAATTGGCAAAGACAGATGAACAGCTAA
- the LOC108457812 gene encoding uncharacterized protein LOC108457812, with translation MIAYLRRCLSLTIVCGNNVVSLQRFLHNGPDTVEELLNRHLVKKEKSLDDEEEESLNRHRLTSTRREALGLYRDILRATRFFMWPDSRGVLWRDILRENARKEFEEARFEKDPEVVTRLLIGGRDAVESALEKLAEKQRHQIQKERGDGR, from the coding sequence ATGATCGCATACCTAAGAAGATGCCTAAGTTTAACCATCGTTTGTGGAAACAACGTTGTCTCCCTCCAGCGTTTTCTACACAATGGTCCGGACACCGTGGAAGAGCTTCTTAACAGACACCTAGTGAAGAAGGAGAAATCCCTAGATGATGAGGAAGAAGAATCGCTGAACCGACACCGTCTCACCAGCACTCGACGAGAGGCGCTGGGTCTCTACCGCGACATCCTTCGAGCCACCCGATTCTTCATGTGGCCCGATTCTCGGGGCGTTCTGTGGAGGGACATATTGAGAGAGAACGCGAGGAAGGAGTTCGAGGAAGCTCGCTTCGAGAAGGATCCGGAAGTTGTGACCCGATTGCTTATCGGTGGGCGTGATGCGGTTGAATCTGCATTGGAGAAGCTAGCCGAAAAGCAGAGGCATCAGATTCAGAAGGAGCGGGGAGATGGTCGGTGA
- the LOC108460628 gene encoding F-box protein SKIP23-like → MGVDWTKLPPELLESISENLKLYTDYLSFRAVCRNWRSSTPKTPSHLPPQLPWLMLPPSQSYQSHRAFYDISTNKLRFLSLPESSNPNKRHCGSSHGWLVVLDESPSILLLNPLSRAKLHLPSLSSFPNVHSFNYSHIGKEYSLRSPSGDLYTRNLRQMRDSIKKIVLSVNPSKELRFVAIAILNQTGELVYCKNGDDSWRVIPGAQSYSEDVIYCEGLFYAVDKHGGIAICDVRDDSPKVSIVQTRTQLDGDMQYLINSGDELLLITRHLDLEFSFEPHQSYLVYRTKRFEVSRLVWSGPHWERVKSLYDKMVFIGENSSLSLSASDFTGCMGNCIYFTDDYSESNYDGSSGEHDIGIYNLWDGSIEPLPCYPRNSFFRMGWPTPLWVTPTPC, encoded by the coding sequence ATGGGCGTTGACTGGACCAAACTCCCGCCAGAACTCTTGGAATCCATCTCAGAGAACCTAAAACTCTACACCGATTACCTCAGTTTCCGGGCGGTGTGCCGCAACTGGCGATCCTCAACCCCTAAAACCCCGTCCCATCTCCCTCCCCAGCTCCCCTGGCTCATGCTCCCTCCTTCCCAGTCCTACCAATCCCACCGAGCCTTCTACGACATTTCTACCAACAAACTCCGGTTCCTCTCCCTCCCCGAATCCTCCAACCCTAATAAGCGCCACTGCGGCTCTTCCCACGGCTGGCTCGTTGTCCTCGATGAATCCCCTTCCATTCTCCTCCTAAACCCCCTCTCCCGCGCCAAACTCCACCTCCCTTCTCTCTCCTCTTTCCCCAACGTCCACAGCTTTAATTACTCCCACATCGGCAAGGAATATTCCCTCCGCTCCCCTTCTGGTGACCTTTACACTCGTAATTTGCGCCAAATGCGAGACTCCATTAAAAAAATTGTGCTTTCTGTCAATCCTTCCAAGGAGCTTCGTTTCGTGGCAATAGCGATTCTTAATCAAACCGGTGAGCTAGTTTACTGCAAAAACGGCGATGACTCTTGGCGCGTTATCCCAGGTGCACAATCCTATTCCGAGGATGTTATATATTGTGAGGGATTATTTTATGCTGTCGACAAACACGGAGGAATTGCAATTTGTGATGTTCGCGATGATTCGCCCAAGGTTTCCATTGTCCAAACGCGGACACAATTGGACGGTGATATGCAATATTTGATCAATTCTGGAGATGAACTGTTACTCATTACCCGTCACCTTGATCTTGAATTCAGTTTCGAACCTCATCAGTCCTATTTGGTCTATAGGACTAAGCGCTTCGAGGTTTCTAGGCTTGTTTGGAGTGGACCGCATTGGGAAAGAGTGAAAAGTTTGTATGATAAGATGGTTTTTATAGGTGAAAATTCTTCTTTATCGCTGTCAGCTTCGGATTTTACAGGCTGCATGGGGAATTGCATATATTTCACAGATGATTACTCTGAAAGTAACTATGATGGTTCTTCGGGGGAACATGATATTGGTATCTACAATTTATGGGATGGGAGCATTGAGCCATTGCCGTGTTATCCTCGAAATTCTTTCTTTAGAATGGGTTGGCCTACACCACTTTGGGTTACACCTACTCCATGCTAA
- the LOC108460627 gene encoding probable alpha-amylase 2 has product MDNWNNTVEESTDLGAVLRKGKEILFQGFNWESHKYDWWENLEKKVPDIAKSGFTSVWLPPASNSFSPEGYLPQNLYLLSSSYGSEQQLKALLQKLKKYKVRAMADIVINHRIGTTQGHGGLYNRYDGIPLAWDEHAVTSCTGGLGNQSTGDNFHGVPNIDHSQHFVRKDIIGWLQWLRSVGFQDFRFDFARGYSAKYVKEYIEAAKPIFSVGEYWDSCNYSGSVLEYNQDSHRQRIINWIDATGQLSSAFDFTTKGILQEAVKGQFWRLRDPQGKPPGVMGWWPSRAVTFIDNHDTGSTQAHWPFPSNHIMEGYAYILTHPGTPTVFYDHFYDGDDSVHEQIVKLMEIRRSGEIHSRSTVRILEAKDNLYSAVIGDKICIKIGDGSWSPSDREWTLATSGQRYAIWQKQQ; this is encoded by the exons ATGGATAACTGGAACAAC ACTGTTGAGGAAAGCACTGATCTTG GTGCTGTGTTGCGGAAGGGAAAGGAAATCCTTTTTCAG GGTTTTAACTGGGAGTCCCATAAATATGACTggtgggaaaacttagaaaagaaAGTTCCTGACATTGCAAAATCTGGGTTTACATCTGTATGGTTGCCACCAGCAAGTAATTCTTTTTCACCGGAAG GGTATCTTCCCCAGAACCTATATTTACTCAGTTCTTCATATGGCTCTGAGCAGCAATTGAAAGCTTTGCTCCAAAAACTGAAGAAGTACAAAGTTAGAGCAATGGCGGACATAGTAATCAATCATCGTATTGGAACTACTCAAGGACATGGAGGACTGTATAACCGTTATGATGGAATTCCACTAGCATGGGATGAGCATGCTGTCACATCTTGCACTGGTGGATTA GGTAATCAAAGCACCGGAGACAACTTCCATGGGGTTCCGAATATTGATCATAGCCAACATTTTGTTCGGAAGGACATCATAGGGTGGCTGCAGTGGTTACGTAGTGTTGGTTTTCAAGATTTTCGCTTTGATTTTGCAAGGGG TTATTCAGCAAAATATGTCAAAGAATACATTGAAGCAGCAAAGCCTATATTTTCTGTTGGGGAGTATTGGGATTCTTGCAACTACAGTGGATCTGTGTTAGAATACAACCAAG ATAGCCATAGACAGAGGATCATTAATTGGATTGATGCCACGGGGCAGCTTTCAAGTGCATTTGACTTCACAACCAAGGGGATTCTTCAG GAAGCTGTGAAGGGGCAGTTCTGGCGCTTGCGTGACCCTCAAGGGAAGCCTCCAGGTGTAATGGGGTGGTGGCCTtctagggctgtcacatttatcGATAACCATGACACAGGCTCAACCCAG GCTCATTGGCCTTTCCCCTCGAATCATATTATGGAG GGTTATGCATATATACTTACACATCCAGGAACGCCCACAGTGTTTTATGATCACTTTTATGATGGGGATGATTCCGTGCACGAACAAATTGTTAAATTG ATGGAGATACGGAGGAGCGGAGAAATTCACAGCCGGTCCACTGTCAGGATTCTAGAGGCCAAAGACAACCTCTATTCCGCAGTTATTGGAGACAAAATATGCATAAAGATTGGGGATGGTTCATGGTCTCCTTCAGACAGAGAGTGGACACTAGCAACGAGCGGACAAAGATACGCAATATGGCAAAAGCAGCAGTGA
- the LOC108459432 gene encoding uncharacterized protein LOC108459432, translating to MASSAPPESSSTVQNARKPLGFMKNAVKYKHNFIQFFAMTGILLLSVRSLGQKYRIHDLQEDTAALKQEQQSLNDRMSNIKRGLLHEASLEPSGRFASRLRLLFGDDN from the coding sequence ATGGCTTCGTCGGCACCACCAGAGTCGTCCTCCACCGTCCAAAATGCAAGGAAGCCGCTTGGATTTATGAAAAACGCAGTGAAATACAAACACAACTTCATTCAGTTCTTCGCGATGACCGGGATTTTGCTTTTGAGCGTCCGATCTTTGGGCCAGAAGTACCGCATCCACGACCTCCAGGAGGATACAGCAGCTCTCAAGCAAGAGCAACAATCTCTTAATGATCGGATGAGCAACATAAAACGTGGCCTCCTCCACGAGGCCTCTCTCGAGCCCTCTGGACGCTTTGCCTCACGCCTCCGCCTCCTCTTTGGTGACGATAATTAG
- the LOC108459716 gene encoding MLO-like protein 9 yields the protein MAGGASPGARELDQTPTWAVALVVAVIIMISIALEKVLHSVGELFEHKKKEALYEALQKVKGELMVLGFISLLLTFGQSYISKICIPERLADTMLFCPRKHHHSHHGHQESGGGHHRRLFSYDDDDDDDVRRFLGGDGGGPACKLGHVPLISVHGLHQLHIFIFFLAVFHVAYGATTMMLGRLKTRAWKDWERECVNSVTELNNPSRFRLTHETSFVRDHTRGAWTKTKFSFYFVCMWRQFFRSVRKADYCTMRHGFVSVHLTPGSKFDFQKYIKKSLEDDFKVVVGITPALWASAVVFLLMDVHGWHVMTIISMIPLIVTLAVGTKLQAIIARMALEIVEKHAVIQGMPLVQVSDQHFWFGWPPLVLHLIHFVLFQNAFEITYFFWIWYEFGLRSCFHQDFTLITIRVCLGVVVQFICSYITLPLYALVTQMGSTMKRSIFDEQTNKALKQWHKKAAQKKAEAPPRSKMPGGDSSDNTGRHDGDSDHRDVTVEAQLNRTQNNNNNNNNNNVDLLTGP from the exons atggCGGGAGGAGCAAGCCCCGGTGCGAGAGAGCTTGATCAGACGCCCACCTGGGCTGTGGCTCTTGTTGTGGCTGTCATCATTATGATTTCAATAGCTCTGGAAAAGGTTCTTCATTCAGTTGGGGAG CTGTTTGAACATAAAAAAAAGGAGGCTTTATATGAGGCTCTTCAAAAAGTTAAAGGCG AACTTATGGTTTTGGGATTTATTTCTCTGCTTCTGACATTCGGGCAGAGCTATATCTCCAAAATCTGTATTCCAGAGAGGCTTGCGGATACAATGTTATTTTGCCCCAGAAAACATCACCATTCCCATCACGGTCATCAAGAAAGCGGTGGTGGGCATCATCGGAGACTGTTTTCATATGATGACGACGATGACGATGATGTGCGTAGATTTTTAGGAGGTGATGGTGGCGGTCCAGCGTGCAAGCTC GGGCACGTACCACTTATATCTGTGCATGGATTACATCAGTTGCACATTTTCATATTCTTTTTGGCAGTTTTTCATGTGGCATATGGTGCCACGACAATGATGCTGGGAAGATTAAAG ACACGAGCCTGGAAGGACTGGGAGCGGGAGTGTGTCAATAGTGTTACTGAACTCAACA ATCCTTCAAGATTTAGGCTCACTCATGAGACATCATTTGTAAGAGACCACACCAGAGGAGCTTGGACAAAAACAAAATTCTCCTTTTATTTT GTATGCATGTGGCGACAATTCTTCAGGTCTGTTCGCAAGGCCGATTATTGTACAATGCGTCACGGATTCGTCAGT GTTCATTTAACACCTGGAAGTAAGTTTGACTttcaaaaatatatcaaaaaatcATTAGAGGATGACTTCAAGGTGGTCGTCGGAATTac TCCGGCATTGTGGGCTTCAGCAGTCGTCTTTCTCCTTATGGATGTCCATG GCTGGCATGTTATGACTATCATATCCATGATTCCTTTAATA GTAACTTTAGCAGTTGGAACCAAGCTTCAAGCTATTATAGCACGAATGGCACTTGAAATAGTAGAAAAACACGCTGTTATACAAGGGATGCCTCTCGTGCAAGTCTCTGACCAGCATTTTTGGTTTGGTTGGCCTCCGTTAGTCCTTCATCTTATCCACTTTGTGTTGTTTCAG AATGCATTCGAGATCACATATTTCTTTTGGATATGG TACGAGTTCGGCCTAAGGTCATGCTTTCATCAGGATTTTACACTTATTACTATAAGAGTTTGTCTTGG GGTAGTAGTCCAGTTCATTTGCAGCTACATCACACTTCCACTCTATGCGCTTGTTACTCAG ATGGGATCAACCATGAAGAGGTCAATCTTTGATGAACAAACTAACAAAGCCCTAAAGCAGTGGCACAAGAAGGCTGCCCAGAAGAAAGCTGAAGCCCCTCCTCGTTCAAAAATGCCGGGGGGTGATTCCTCTGACAATACTGGAAGACATGATGGTGATTCCGATCATCGGGATGTCACCGTTGAAGCGCAGCTTAATCGGACCCAAAACAACAACAATAACAATAACAACAATAATGTTGACCTTCTAACTGGACCATGA